One Punica granatum isolate Tunisia-2019 chromosome 3, ASM765513v2, whole genome shotgun sequence genomic window carries:
- the LOC116199075 gene encoding DNA polymerase alpha subunit B isoform X1, which produces MEEEIKAEFRKSGFALDGDEDEILRKCLTFCINYSLTPSDLVSSWEVYYLNRLLNGSTVQNAEMDGFLLHLQNVVKESIITEEPDLHIYSSKDVDMILNNEDEYVREETIGTPTNKLYSLSSEQFDYEHQPNGSAYSSGKPSNVITPFGQRREKFAVKYSINQLSTEENGKKELVAEDSEDDFLKKVKTRERCSMVVHGTKPEPNCRFMYDRTEDRFRALESRIRRHTSAFVASGVHKDLMDPTVASQQKSIFAVGMICCDGEGHLNDKSILLQSSAECSGGQRVRLDLQRLSQFSIFPGQVVGIEGNNPSGHCLIASKIIDSIPVSVPADVSLRPVKRQALNQGTQLTDPSSSDEELSVIIAAGPFTTTDNLFFEPLTELLAYASRKTPQLLILLGPFVDSEHPEIRRGATDRSFDEIFHVEIMRKLRDYVDYLGDAARVVLVPSIRDANHDFVFPQPGFDIPSSNLNNQITNLTNPGIFEANQVKVGCCTVDILKQLSGEEMSRNPSNGIPSDRMSRLAYHILSQRSFYPLYPPAEDVPLDFSLAPDTLHFSLIPDILVLPSDMKYFVKVVSGGGRNDGEEQVKCICINPGRLAKGECAGTFVELHYNGDPDTASASIIGI; this is translated from the exons atggaggaAGAAATCAAAGCGGAGTTCAGGAAAAGCGGCTTCGCTCTTGACGGCGACGAGGATGAGATTCTCCGGAAAT GTCTCACGTTCTGCATCAATTACAGCCTCACCCCCTCGGATCTCGTCTCGAGCTGGGAGGTTTACTATCTCAATAG GCTACTGAATGGATCCACTGTGCAAAATGCTGAAATGGATGGATTTCTGCTGCACCTGCAAAATGTGGTGAAGGAGTCCATTATCACGGAGGAACCGGACTTGCACATATATTCGAGTAAAGATGTAGACAT GATCTTAAACAATGAAGATGAGTATGTGAGGGAAGAAACTATTGGGACACcaacaaataaattatattccCTCTCCTCAGAGCAATTTGATTATGAGCATCAACCAAATGGTTCGGCTTATTCTTCTGGTAAGCCATCAAATGTTATTACACCTTTCGGGCAACGAAGAGAAAAATTTGCTGTGAAATACAGCATCAACCAACTGTCCACGGAAGAGAATGGGAAGAAGGAACTTGTTGCTGAGGACTCTGAAGATGATTTTCTTAAGAAAGTAAAGACTCGTGAAAGATGCTCCATGGTAGTTCACGGAACAAAACCAGAACCAAATTGCAGATTTATGTATGACAGAACAGAAGACAGG TTTCGTGCACTTGAGAGCCGCATTAGAAGGCATACAAGTGCTTTTGTTGCTTCCGGTGTACATAAGGACCTGATGGATCCCACAGTTGCTTCACAG CAGAAGAGCATATTTGCTGTTGGCATGATATGTTGTGATGGAGAAGGCCATTTGAATGACAAGTCCATCTTGTTGCAAAGCAG TGCTGAATGTTCAGGAGGACAACGTGTCCGCTTAGATTTACAGAGGCTAAGCCAATTTTCTATATTCCCTGGACAG GTAGTTGGAATCGAAGGTAACAACCCCAGCGGACATTGTCTCATTGCATCAAAGATTATAGACTCCATCCCTGTAAGTGTACCTGCCGATGTCAGCTTGCGTCCAGTGAAGAGGCAAGCTCTGAATCAGGGGACTCAGTTAACTGATCCATCTTCCTCTGATGAAGAATTATCTGTG ATCATTGCAGCAGGTCCTTTTACTACCACGGACAACTTGTTTTTCGAACCTTTAACAGAGCTGCTGGCCTATGCAAGCAGAAAAACACCTCAGCTTCTTATACTA CTGGGGCCATTTGTGGACTCGGAACACCCTGAGATAAGGAGAGGGGCTACTGATAGGAGCTTTGATGAAATATTTCATGTGGAAATCATGAGAAAG CTACGAGATTATGTGGATTATCTAGGTGATGCTGCTCGAGTAGTCCTTGTTCCATCCATACGGGATGCTAACCATGACTTTGTTTTCCCTCAG CCTGGTTTTGATATTCCTTCATCTAATCTCAATAATCAG ATAACAAATCTCACTAACCCAGGGATTTTCGAGGCAAATCAG GTCAAGGTAGGTTGCTGCACGgtagatattttgaaacagcTTAGTGGAGAGGAGATGTCGAGAAATCCATCCAATGGGATACCAAGTGATCGCATGAGTAGACTTGCTTACCATATTCTCAGCCAGCGCAG CTTTTATCCTCTATATCCACCGGCAGAGGATGTCCCATTGGATTTTTCACTTGCTCCAGACACCCTCCATTTCTCGTTAATCCCAGACATACTCGTCTTACCTTCTGATATGAAGTACTTTGTAAAG GTTGTGTCTGGTGGAGGAAGAAATGATGGGGAAGAGCAGGTAAAGTGCATCTGCATTAATCCCGGAAGACTAGCGAAGGGAGAATGCGCTGGAACATTCGTGGAGCTTCACTACAATGGGGATCCTGACACAGCGAGTGCTTCTATTATTGGCATTTAA
- the LOC116200938 gene encoding mitotic spindle checkpoint protein MAD2, producing MASKTVAKDIITLRGSAAIVSEFFGYAANSILYNRGVYSEESFVKVKKYGLPMLLTQDEDVKKFIANLNSQLSEWLEAGKLQRIVLVIMSKSSGEVLERWNFSIETDGEVVEKGVSKEKSDKEIMREIQAIMRQIASSITYLPCLDEKCVFDVLAYTDTDVAVPFTWIESDPKLIANPQMVKLHSFDTKIHRVDTLVSYKNDEWDEQ from the exons ATGGCTTCAAAAACCGTTGCTAAGGACATCATCACTCTCCGTGGCTCTGCTGCCATCGTCAGTGAGTTCTTCG GTTATGCTGCTAACAG TATTCTGTACAATCGCGGGGTTTATTCGGAGGAGAGTTTCGTGAAGGTGAAGAAGTATGGCCTCCCGATGCTGCTAACACAGGACGAAGATGTAAAAAAGTTTATTGCCAACTTAAATTCTCAGCTTTCGG AATGGCTTGAAGCTGGAAAGCTGCAGAGGATTGTTCTAGTGATAATGAGCAAGTCCTCGGGTGAGGTCCTGGAGAGATGGAACTTCAGCATCGAGACTGACGGCGAGGTCGTTGAGAAAGG AGTATCGAAGGAAAAGAGCGACAAGGAAATCATGAGAGAGATACAAGCAATTATGAGACAGATAGCTTCCAGCATTACCTACCTGCCGTGCCTCGATGAAAAAT GTGTGTTCGATGTGTTAGCGTATACTGATACAGATGTTGCTGTGCCATTTACATGGATCGAGAGTGATCCTAAGCTGATCGCCAATCCACAAATGGTTAAGCTGCATTCTTTTGACACTAAG ATACACAGGGTCGATACTCTTGTGTCTTACAAGAATGATGAATGGGATGAGCAGTAA
- the LOC116200936 gene encoding trihelix transcription factor GT-4-like isoform X2 — translation MYLSEKPRPIDFYKAEESSSAPRDMIIEAVLPSSASNGDLPPPPQHHMILADSDGDPDGKSASAAAAAPSVAPKKRAETWVQDETRCLISLRRDMDSLFNTSKSNKHLWDQISGKMREKGFDRSPTMCTDKWRNLLKEFKKAKYHDRAGSGSAKMSYYKEIDEILRERSKNAQYKSPTPSSTKVDSFMQFSDKGMEDTGISFGPVEEKEYPHRDLTVISSVGASGRPTLNLDRRLDHDGHPLAITPADAVAANGVPPWNWRETPGSGGESQSYGGRVIAVKWGDYTRRIGIDGSAESIKEAIRCAFRLRTKRAFWLEDEDQIVRSLDRDMPLGNYILHLDEGLAIKVCVYDESDHIPVHTEDKIFYTEDDYRYFLVRRGWTGLREFDGYRTIDSMDDLRPGAIYRGVT, via the exons ATGTACTTGTCGGAGAAGCCCCGGCCGATCGACTTCTACAAGGCGGAGGAGTCCTCCTCCGCCCCCCGCGACATGATCATCGAGGCCGTCCTCCCCTCCTCCGCGTCCAACGGCGACCTCCCCCCTCCCCCACAGCACCACATGATCCTCGCCGACTCCGACGGCGACCCCGACGGCAAGTCCGCCTCCGCCGCAGCTGCTGCCCCCTCCGTCGCCCCCAAGAAGCGCGCCGAGACTTGGGTCCAGGACGAGACCCGCTGCCTCATCTCCCTCCGCCGCGACATGGACTCCCTCTTCAACACCTCCAAGTCCAACAAGCACCTCTGGGACCAGATTTCCGGCAAGATGAGGGAGAAGGGCTTCGATCGGAGCCCCACCATGTGCACCGACAAGTGGAGGAACCTCCTCAAGGAGTTCAAGAAGGCCAAGTACCACGACCGGGCCGGGAGCGGCTCCGCCAAGATGTCGTACTACAAAGAGATTGACGAGATTCTCAGGGAGCGGAGCAAGAACGCTCAGTATAAGAGCCCCACTCCCTCCTCCACCAAGGTCGATTCCTTCATGCAATTCTCCGACAAAG GGATGGAGGACACTGGTATCTCATTTGGACCTGTTGAAG AGAAAGAATATCCCCATCGAGACCTGACTGTCATTTCCTCTGTTGGAG CTAGTGGAAGGCCAACACTTAATCTTGATAGACGTCTGGACCATGATGGGCATCCTCTGGCCATAACACCTGCCGATGCAGTTGCAGCTAATGGAGTTCCTCCCTGGAATTGGAGAGAAACCCCTGGAAGTG GTGGGGAGAGCCAGTCATATGGAGGGAGGGTTATAGCGGTCAAATGGGGAGATTACACGAGAAGGATTGGTATTGATGGCTCCGCAGAGTCTATAAAGGAGGCGATCAGGTGCGCCTTTAGATTGAGGACAAAGCGGGCGTTTTGGTTGGAGGATGAAGACCAGATTGTACGGAGTCTAGACCGAGATATGCCTTTGGGGAATTACATTCTCCACCTTGATGAAG ggttGGCAATAAAAGTATGCGTCTATGACGAGTCGGATCACATACCAGTCCACACCGAAGATAAGATATTCTACACGGAAGATGATTATCGTTACTTTCTGGTCCGAAGGGGATGGACTGGCTTGAGGGAGTTTGATGGGTACAGGACAATCGACAGTATGGACGATTTACGGCCCGGTGCTATATATCGCGGTGTCACTTGA
- the LOC116199076 gene encoding TLC domain-containing protein At5g14285-like yields MEDVQMNYHYYCYTPTLQTFFMTFLLVYLLAYFLLFRDWGPRARPFASSCFISLAHGTPATLLAVCAIYTEPPRSFASANTAAQSTVLEFSTAYFLIDLLHYLVFFPHDTLFIIHHVVTLFVLLTCRYMVSRGAYGILVLLVLAEITSPCQNSWSIAKARRDVAPAANKYYRFLSPRFYAFYSVVRGILAPIFVYDLVAFYASGLAEDSIPRWVWLSWVVVMGSGILVSIIWVLNNWKQWYRERSSDAEKKAS; encoded by the coding sequence ATGGAGGATGTCCAGATGAACTATCACTACTATTGCTACACCCCGACCCTCCAGACATTCTTCATGACATTCCTGCTAGTCTACCTCCTCGCGTACTTCCTCCTATTCCGCGACTGGGGCCCCAGGGCTCGCCCCTTCGCCTCCAGCTGCTTCATCTCCCTGGCCCATGGGACCCCCGCCACCCTCTTGGCCGTATGTGCAATCTATACCGAGCCTCCGCGTAGCTTTGCCTCGGCCAACACCGCGGCCCAGAGCACGGTCCTGGAATTCAGCACGGCCTACTTCTTGATAGACCTCCTCCACTACCTCGTCTTCTTCCCCCATGACACGCTCTTCATCATCCACCATGTGGTGACCCTGTTTGTGCTCTTGACCTGCCGCTACATGGTCTCCCGCGGGGCTTACGGGATTCTCGTTCTCCTCGTCCTCGCAGAGATCACCAGCCCATGCCAGAACTCATGGAGCATAGCCAAGGCACGAAGGGATGTCGCCCCTGCCGCCAACAAATACTACAGGTTTCTGTCCCCACGCTTCTATGCTTTCTACAGTGTTGTCAGAGGTATTTTGGCGCCGATTTTCGTCTATGATCTGGTGGCGTTTTATGCGAGTGGGTTGGCTGAAGATTCAATTCCCAGGTGGGTTTGGCTTTCATGGGTTGTGGTTATGGGTTCCGGGATATTGGTGAGCATTATCTGGGTTTTGAACAACTGGAAACAATGGTATAGAGAAAGAAGCTCCGATGCAGAGAAAAAAGCCAGCTAG
- the LOC116200936 gene encoding trihelix transcription factor GT-4-like isoform X1, which translates to MYLSEKPRPIDFYKAEESSSAPRDMIIEAVLPSSASNGDLPPPPQHHMILADSDGDPDGKSASAAAAAPSVAPKKRAETWVQDETRCLISLRRDMDSLFNTSKSNKHLWDQISGKMREKGFDRSPTMCTDKWRNLLKEFKKAKYHDRAGSGSAKMSYYKEIDEILRERSKNAQYKSPTPSSTKVDSFMQFSDKGMEDTGISFGPVEDAARSTLSEKEYPHRDLTVISSVGASGRPTLNLDRRLDHDGHPLAITPADAVAANGVPPWNWRETPGSGGESQSYGGRVIAVKWGDYTRRIGIDGSAESIKEAIRCAFRLRTKRAFWLEDEDQIVRSLDRDMPLGNYILHLDEGLAIKVCVYDESDHIPVHTEDKIFYTEDDYRYFLVRRGWTGLREFDGYRTIDSMDDLRPGAIYRGVT; encoded by the exons ATGTACTTGTCGGAGAAGCCCCGGCCGATCGACTTCTACAAGGCGGAGGAGTCCTCCTCCGCCCCCCGCGACATGATCATCGAGGCCGTCCTCCCCTCCTCCGCGTCCAACGGCGACCTCCCCCCTCCCCCACAGCACCACATGATCCTCGCCGACTCCGACGGCGACCCCGACGGCAAGTCCGCCTCCGCCGCAGCTGCTGCCCCCTCCGTCGCCCCCAAGAAGCGCGCCGAGACTTGGGTCCAGGACGAGACCCGCTGCCTCATCTCCCTCCGCCGCGACATGGACTCCCTCTTCAACACCTCCAAGTCCAACAAGCACCTCTGGGACCAGATTTCCGGCAAGATGAGGGAGAAGGGCTTCGATCGGAGCCCCACCATGTGCACCGACAAGTGGAGGAACCTCCTCAAGGAGTTCAAGAAGGCCAAGTACCACGACCGGGCCGGGAGCGGCTCCGCCAAGATGTCGTACTACAAAGAGATTGACGAGATTCTCAGGGAGCGGAGCAAGAACGCTCAGTATAAGAGCCCCACTCCCTCCTCCACCAAGGTCGATTCCTTCATGCAATTCTCCGACAAAG GGATGGAGGACACTGGTATCTCATTTGGACCTGTTGAAG ATGCCGCTAGGTCCACCCTTTCAGAGAAAGAATATCCCCATCGAGACCTGACTGTCATTTCCTCTGTTGGAG CTAGTGGAAGGCCAACACTTAATCTTGATAGACGTCTGGACCATGATGGGCATCCTCTGGCCATAACACCTGCCGATGCAGTTGCAGCTAATGGAGTTCCTCCCTGGAATTGGAGAGAAACCCCTGGAAGTG GTGGGGAGAGCCAGTCATATGGAGGGAGGGTTATAGCGGTCAAATGGGGAGATTACACGAGAAGGATTGGTATTGATGGCTCCGCAGAGTCTATAAAGGAGGCGATCAGGTGCGCCTTTAGATTGAGGACAAAGCGGGCGTTTTGGTTGGAGGATGAAGACCAGATTGTACGGAGTCTAGACCGAGATATGCCTTTGGGGAATTACATTCTCCACCTTGATGAAG ggttGGCAATAAAAGTATGCGTCTATGACGAGTCGGATCACATACCAGTCCACACCGAAGATAAGATATTCTACACGGAAGATGATTATCGTTACTTTCTGGTCCGAAGGGGATGGACTGGCTTGAGGGAGTTTGATGGGTACAGGACAATCGACAGTATGGACGATTTACGGCCCGGTGCTATATATCGCGGTGTCACTTGA
- the LOC116200936 gene encoding trihelix transcription factor GT-4-like isoform X3, producing MYLSEKPRPIDFYKAEESSSAPRDMIIEAVLPSSASNGDLPPPPQHHMILADSDGDPDGKSASAAAAAPSVAPKKRAETWVQDETRCLISLRRDMDSLFNTSKSNKHLWDQISGKMREKGFDRSPTMCTDKWRNLLKEFKKAKYHDRAGSGSAKMSYYKEIDEILRERSKNAQYKSPTPSSTKVDSFMQFSDKGMEDTGISFGPVEASGRPTLNLDRRLDHDGHPLAITPADAVAANGVPPWNWRETPGSGGESQSYGGRVIAVKWGDYTRRIGIDGSAESIKEAIRCAFRLRTKRAFWLEDEDQIVRSLDRDMPLGNYILHLDEGLAIKVCVYDESDHIPVHTEDKIFYTEDDYRYFLVRRGWTGLREFDGYRTIDSMDDLRPGAIYRGVT from the exons ATGTACTTGTCGGAGAAGCCCCGGCCGATCGACTTCTACAAGGCGGAGGAGTCCTCCTCCGCCCCCCGCGACATGATCATCGAGGCCGTCCTCCCCTCCTCCGCGTCCAACGGCGACCTCCCCCCTCCCCCACAGCACCACATGATCCTCGCCGACTCCGACGGCGACCCCGACGGCAAGTCCGCCTCCGCCGCAGCTGCTGCCCCCTCCGTCGCCCCCAAGAAGCGCGCCGAGACTTGGGTCCAGGACGAGACCCGCTGCCTCATCTCCCTCCGCCGCGACATGGACTCCCTCTTCAACACCTCCAAGTCCAACAAGCACCTCTGGGACCAGATTTCCGGCAAGATGAGGGAGAAGGGCTTCGATCGGAGCCCCACCATGTGCACCGACAAGTGGAGGAACCTCCTCAAGGAGTTCAAGAAGGCCAAGTACCACGACCGGGCCGGGAGCGGCTCCGCCAAGATGTCGTACTACAAAGAGATTGACGAGATTCTCAGGGAGCGGAGCAAGAACGCTCAGTATAAGAGCCCCACTCCCTCCTCCACCAAGGTCGATTCCTTCATGCAATTCTCCGACAAAG GGATGGAGGACACTGGTATCTCATTTGGACCTGTTGAAG CTAGTGGAAGGCCAACACTTAATCTTGATAGACGTCTGGACCATGATGGGCATCCTCTGGCCATAACACCTGCCGATGCAGTTGCAGCTAATGGAGTTCCTCCCTGGAATTGGAGAGAAACCCCTGGAAGTG GTGGGGAGAGCCAGTCATATGGAGGGAGGGTTATAGCGGTCAAATGGGGAGATTACACGAGAAGGATTGGTATTGATGGCTCCGCAGAGTCTATAAAGGAGGCGATCAGGTGCGCCTTTAGATTGAGGACAAAGCGGGCGTTTTGGTTGGAGGATGAAGACCAGATTGTACGGAGTCTAGACCGAGATATGCCTTTGGGGAATTACATTCTCCACCTTGATGAAG ggttGGCAATAAAAGTATGCGTCTATGACGAGTCGGATCACATACCAGTCCACACCGAAGATAAGATATTCTACACGGAAGATGATTATCGTTACTTTCTGGTCCGAAGGGGATGGACTGGCTTGAGGGAGTTTGATGGGTACAGGACAATCGACAGTATGGACGATTTACGGCCCGGTGCTATATATCGCGGTGTCACTTGA
- the LOC116199075 gene encoding DNA polymerase alpha subunit B isoform X2 produces MEEEIKAEFRKSGFALDGDEDEILRKCLTFCINYSLTPSDLVSSWEVYYLNRLLNGSTVQNAEMDGFLLHLQNVVKESIITEEPDLHIYSSKDVDMILNNEDEYVREETIGTPTNKLYSLSSEQFDYEHQPNGSAYSSGKPSNVITPFGQRREKFAVKYSINQLSTEENGKKELVAEDSEDDFLKKVKTRERCSMVVHGTKPEPNCRFMYDRTEDRFRALESRIRRHTSAFVASGVHKDLMDPTVASQKSIFAVGMICCDGEGHLNDKSILLQSSAECSGGQRVRLDLQRLSQFSIFPGQVVGIEGNNPSGHCLIASKIIDSIPVSVPADVSLRPVKRQALNQGTQLTDPSSSDEELSVIIAAGPFTTTDNLFFEPLTELLAYASRKTPQLLILLGPFVDSEHPEIRRGATDRSFDEIFHVEIMRKLRDYVDYLGDAARVVLVPSIRDANHDFVFPQPGFDIPSSNLNNQITNLTNPGIFEANQVKVGCCTVDILKQLSGEEMSRNPSNGIPSDRMSRLAYHILSQRSFYPLYPPAEDVPLDFSLAPDTLHFSLIPDILVLPSDMKYFVKVVSGGGRNDGEEQVKCICINPGRLAKGECAGTFVELHYNGDPDTASASIIGI; encoded by the exons atggaggaAGAAATCAAAGCGGAGTTCAGGAAAAGCGGCTTCGCTCTTGACGGCGACGAGGATGAGATTCTCCGGAAAT GTCTCACGTTCTGCATCAATTACAGCCTCACCCCCTCGGATCTCGTCTCGAGCTGGGAGGTTTACTATCTCAATAG GCTACTGAATGGATCCACTGTGCAAAATGCTGAAATGGATGGATTTCTGCTGCACCTGCAAAATGTGGTGAAGGAGTCCATTATCACGGAGGAACCGGACTTGCACATATATTCGAGTAAAGATGTAGACAT GATCTTAAACAATGAAGATGAGTATGTGAGGGAAGAAACTATTGGGACACcaacaaataaattatattccCTCTCCTCAGAGCAATTTGATTATGAGCATCAACCAAATGGTTCGGCTTATTCTTCTGGTAAGCCATCAAATGTTATTACACCTTTCGGGCAACGAAGAGAAAAATTTGCTGTGAAATACAGCATCAACCAACTGTCCACGGAAGAGAATGGGAAGAAGGAACTTGTTGCTGAGGACTCTGAAGATGATTTTCTTAAGAAAGTAAAGACTCGTGAAAGATGCTCCATGGTAGTTCACGGAACAAAACCAGAACCAAATTGCAGATTTATGTATGACAGAACAGAAGACAGG TTTCGTGCACTTGAGAGCCGCATTAGAAGGCATACAAGTGCTTTTGTTGCTTCCGGTGTACATAAGGACCTGATGGATCCCACAGTTGCTTCACAG AAGAGCATATTTGCTGTTGGCATGATATGTTGTGATGGAGAAGGCCATTTGAATGACAAGTCCATCTTGTTGCAAAGCAG TGCTGAATGTTCAGGAGGACAACGTGTCCGCTTAGATTTACAGAGGCTAAGCCAATTTTCTATATTCCCTGGACAG GTAGTTGGAATCGAAGGTAACAACCCCAGCGGACATTGTCTCATTGCATCAAAGATTATAGACTCCATCCCTGTAAGTGTACCTGCCGATGTCAGCTTGCGTCCAGTGAAGAGGCAAGCTCTGAATCAGGGGACTCAGTTAACTGATCCATCTTCCTCTGATGAAGAATTATCTGTG ATCATTGCAGCAGGTCCTTTTACTACCACGGACAACTTGTTTTTCGAACCTTTAACAGAGCTGCTGGCCTATGCAAGCAGAAAAACACCTCAGCTTCTTATACTA CTGGGGCCATTTGTGGACTCGGAACACCCTGAGATAAGGAGAGGGGCTACTGATAGGAGCTTTGATGAAATATTTCATGTGGAAATCATGAGAAAG CTACGAGATTATGTGGATTATCTAGGTGATGCTGCTCGAGTAGTCCTTGTTCCATCCATACGGGATGCTAACCATGACTTTGTTTTCCCTCAG CCTGGTTTTGATATTCCTTCATCTAATCTCAATAATCAG ATAACAAATCTCACTAACCCAGGGATTTTCGAGGCAAATCAG GTCAAGGTAGGTTGCTGCACGgtagatattttgaaacagcTTAGTGGAGAGGAGATGTCGAGAAATCCATCCAATGGGATACCAAGTGATCGCATGAGTAGACTTGCTTACCATATTCTCAGCCAGCGCAG CTTTTATCCTCTATATCCACCGGCAGAGGATGTCCCATTGGATTTTTCACTTGCTCCAGACACCCTCCATTTCTCGTTAATCCCAGACATACTCGTCTTACCTTCTGATATGAAGTACTTTGTAAAG GTTGTGTCTGGTGGAGGAAGAAATGATGGGGAAGAGCAGGTAAAGTGCATCTGCATTAATCCCGGAAGACTAGCGAAGGGAGAATGCGCTGGAACATTCGTGGAGCTTCACTACAATGGGGATCCTGACACAGCGAGTGCTTCTATTATTGGCATTTAA